acggccagggctcatgtacatggctgggtcggaacggagaagctgcgccgtcgtcgtgttcatggggaggcaaccggctgggtcggaacagaatgcgtcgccgtgttcatccggagccaaccggttggacgaaactgccgatggaaacgaggcctggcgtactgcaaaacggaggaaacggccttgtgttcgaccggccacggtcgaaacgggatcctattcatcgagaggggtctggcgtaccgcaaaacggaggaaacggacctcctacggtcgaaacagggtcctgttgatcgggaggggtgtggcataccgcaaaacggaggaaacggtcttgtgttggagcgctacggtcgaaacgggggtcctattcatcgggaggggtgtggcgtaccgcaaaacaggacttcacgagatactgttcatctccaccgttgtcggtgtcaaaaccggcggatctcgggtaggggtcctgaactgtgcgtctaaggtcgatgataacaggagacaggggacacaatgtttacccaggttcgggccctctctatggaggtaataccctacttcctgcttgattgatcttgatgaatatgagtattacaagagttgatctaccacgagatcgtaatggctaaaccctagaagtctagcctgtatgactatgataatgaatctccccctttggactaagtcctccggtttatatagacaccgggaggatctagggttacacaaggtcggttacaaagaagggaatacacatatttggtcgccaagcttgccttccacgccaaggtgagtcctaTCTAGACACGGGTGCAGttttcggtcttcgtatcttcatagcccatcagtccggcccatggctaacaggccggacgcctgaggaccccttagtccaggactccctcaaccgtcgacctcctccagcctccacggactactgttcatccaccgtcgacctcctccagcctccacctgcgactattcatccacgggctcctgttcatccagcctccaccgcgcgctcctccaccggctactgttcaaccagccctctccacggggtcctgttcaaccaccccccacgggctactgttcatccagccctccacaggctactgttcatccagccctccacgggtcgtcctgttcatccagccctccacggggtcctgttcatccagccctccacggggtcctgttcatccatcggctcgatcgatcggggtactgttcatccagcggcaatggcctctactaccacgggttccttttcatccaacccccatcgggaactgttcatccaaccccccccccccgccccgcccccaacaacactcactgttcatccagaggcagcatcgatcggcttcagtaagcagcagtagcgaaggaatcactcgggttcagttaacagcaagggattgatcgatcactcgggttctgtatgaaggaaatatgccctagaggcaataataaagttattatttatttccttatatcatgataaatgtttattattcatgctagaattgtattagctggaaacttgatacatgtgtgaatacatagacaaacagagcgtcactagtatgcctctacttgactagctcgttgatcaaagatggttatgtttcctagccatagacataagttgtcatttgattaacgggatcacataattaggagaatgatgtgattgacttgacccattccgttagcttagcactcgatcgtttagtatgttgctattgctttcttcatgacttatacatgttcctatgactatgagattatgcaactcccatttaccggaggaacactttgtgtgctaccagacgtcacaacgtaactgggtgattataaaggtgctctacaggtgcttccaaaggtacttgttgggttggcgtatttcgagattatgatttgtcactccgattgtcggagaggtatctctgggcccactcagtaatgcacatcactataagccttgcaagcattgtaactaatgagttagttgcgggatgatgtattacggaacgagtaaagagacttgccggtaacgagattgaactaggtattaagataccgacgatcgaatctcgggcacgtaacataccgatgacaaagggaacaacgtatgttgtcatgcggtctgaccgataaatatcttcgtagaatatgtgggagccaatatgagcatccaggttccgctattggttattgacctgagacgtgtctcggtcatgtctacatagttctcgaacccgtagggtccgcacgcttaaagttagatgacggttatattatgagtttatgtgttttgatgtaccgaaggagttcggagtcccggatgagatcagggacttgacgaggagtctcgaaatggtcgagacgtaaagatcgatatattggacgactatattcggacatcggaaaagttccgagtgattcggttattttttggagtagcggagagttacgggaattcgtattgggccttaatgggccatacgggaaaggagagaaaggccccaaagggtggccgcacccctccccatggactagtccgaattggactagggagggggggcgcccccttccttctttctccttctcccttcccttttcctactccaacaaggaaaggaggagtcctactcccggtgggagtaggactccccccttggcgcgccctcctcctaggccggccacctccccccttgctcctttatatagggggcagggggcaccccatagacacaagaattgatcattgatctcttagccatgtgcggtgcccccctccaccatattacacctcgataatatcgtagcggtgcttaggcgaagccctgcgtcggtagaacatcatcatcgtcaccacgccgtcgtgctgacgaaactctccctcaacactcggctggatcggagttcgagggacgtcatcgagctgaacatgtgctgaactcggaggtgccatgcgttcggtacttgatcggtcggatcgtgaagacgtacgactacatcaaccgcgttgtgttaacgcttccgctttaggtctacgagggtacgtggacaacactctcccctctcgttgctatgcatcaccatgatcttgcgtgtgcgtaggaaatttttgaaattactacgttccccaacaatggcatccgagcctggttttatgcgtagatgtcatatgcacgagtagaacacaagtgagttgtgggtgatataagtcatactgcttaccagcatgtcatactttggttcggcggtattgtgagatgaagcggcccggaccgacattatgcgtacgcttacgtgagactggtttcaccgttgcgagcactcgttgcttaaaggtgactggcgggtgtctgtctctctcactttagttgaaccgagtgtggctacgcccggtccttgcgaaggttaaaacagcaccaacttgacaaactatcgttgtggttttgatgcgtaggtaagaacggttcgtgctaagcccagtagcagccacgtaaaacttgcaacaacaaagtagaggacgtctaacttgtttttgcagggcatgttgtgatgtgatatggtcaagacatgatgctaaattttattgtatgagatgatcatgttttgtaaccgagttatcggcaactggcaggagacgtatggttgtcgctttattgtatgcaatgcaatcgccatgtaattgttttactttatcactaagcggtagcgatagacgtagaagcaatagttggcgagacaacaacgatgctacgatggagatcaaggtgtcgcgccggtgacgatggtgatcatgacggtgctttggagatggagatcacaagcacaagatgatgatggccatatcatatcacttatattgattgcatgtgatgtttatcttttatgcatcttatcttgctttgattgacggtagcattataagacgatctctcactaaatttcaagataaaagtgttctccctgagtatgcaccgttgccaaagttcgtcgtgcccagacaccacgtgatgatcgggtgtgataagctctacgtccatctacaacgggtgcaagccagttttgcacacgcagaatactaaggttatacttgacgagcctagcatatgcagatatggcctcggaacactgagaccgaaaggtcgagcgtgaatcatatagtagatatgatcaacataatgatgttcaccattgaaagctactccatttcacgtgatgatcggttatggtttagttgatttggatcacgtgatcacttagaggattagagggatgtctatctaagtgggagttcttaagtaatatgattaattgaacttaaatttatcatgaacttagtcctgatagtattttgcaaattatgttgtagatcaatagctcgcgttgttgcttccctatgtttattttgatatgttcctagagaaaaattatgttgaaagatgttagtagcaatgatgcggattggatccgtgatctgaggattatcctcattgctgcacagaagaattatgtccttaatgcaccgctaggtgacagacctattgcagggggcgcccccttccttctttctccttctcccttccattttcctactccaacaaggaaaggaggagtcctactcccggtgggagtaggactccccccttggcgcgccctcctcctaggccggccgcctcccccttgctcctttatatacagtggcagggggcaccccatagacacaacaattgatcattgatctcttagccatgtgcggtgcccccctccaccatattacaccttgataatatcgtagcggtgcttacgtgaagccctgtgtcggtagaacatcatcatcgtcaccacgccgtcgtgctgacgaaactctccctcaacactcggctggatcggagttcgagggacgtcatcgagctaaacgtgtgctgaactcggaggtgccgtgcgtttggtacttgatcggtcggatcgtgaagacgtacgactacatcaaccgcgttgtgttaacgcttccgctttaggtctacgagggtacgtggacaacactctcccctctcgttgctatgcatcaccatgatcttgcgtgtgcgtaggaaatttttgaaattactacgttccccaacactgtaatgcgtaacctgcagtgcaatcgctcgggttcagttagagcccaacgcctcgctcgggttcagttagagtgcaacgcctcgcacacacgcgtgtacgtacgagagaaacgcgcatcgctcggccccgaccacataccgtaaccgggaactcccccaatattttcctcgccctcgattctaccatggttttctccgtcatggacggcccaaagaatgtcatgcagttgcgtctccggcccgcccaggacgaaaagcccattttctgtcatgattttttgtcatagaagtaggagcccaccacacctatgatgatactaggttttgtcacaattatcgtcatagaagtgtcataagcatgacagaaaaaaatttgttcggcccgaaatttcacggatgtgtcttttttttgtagtgtggtacaccgtcagaggcattcacatagagtcatattttgttctaagtatcgagttgtaatttttgagttgtaagtaaataaaagtgtgatgatcttcattattagagcattgtcccatgtgaggaaaggatgatggagactatgattcccccacaagtcgggatgagacttcggacaaaaaaaagagaccaaaaaaatgagagaaggcccaacaaaaaaagaatgagagaaaagagagaaggggaaatgctactatccttttaccacacttgtaatTCAAAGTAgaatcatgatcttcatgatagagagtctcctatattgtcactttcatatactagtggggatttttcattatagaacttggcttgtatatttcaatgatgggcttcctcaaattgccataggtgttcgtgagcaagcgaattggatgcacacctacttagtttcttttgagctttcataaacttatagctctagtgcatccgttgcatggcaatccctactcactcacattgatatctattgatgggcatctccatagcccgttcatacgcctagtttatgtgaaactatctccttctttttgtcttcttcacaaccaccgtctattccacctatagtgctatgtccatggctcacgcttatgtattgcatgaaagttgaaaaggtttgagaacatcaaaagtatgaaataattgcttggcttgtcatcggggttgtgcatgatttaaatattttgtgtaatgaagatggagcatagccagactatatgattttgtagggataaattttctttggccatgttattttgagaagacataattgccttgttagtatgcttgaagtattattgtttttatgtcaatattaaacttttgttttgaatcatacggatctgaacattaatgccacaataaagagaattacatggataaatatgttaggtagcattccacatcaaaaattctatttttatcatttacctactcgaggacaagcaggaattaagcttggggatgcttgatacatctccaacgtatctacaatttttgattgtctcatgctattatattatctgtttggatgttttatatgcattaatatgctattttatatgatttctgggactaacctattaacctagagcccagtgccagttcttgtttttccttgtttttgagtttagcagaaaaggaataccaaacggaataaaacattcgcgatgatttttcttggaccagaagacacccagaagacttggagatgaagtcagaagagccacgaggcggtcacaaggacggagggcgcgcccagggggtagggcacgcccccacccttgtgggcccctcgtacaCTCCCTGGCCTAATTTCTTCGCTTATATATTCCCATATGTCCCCAAACCAatagtaggggtagcaagacacgtattgtattgttgccatcgaggataaaaagatggggttttcatcatattgcttgagttaattcctctatatcatgtcatcttgcttaatgtgttactccgttctttatgaacttaatactctagatgcatgctggatagcagtcgatgtgtggagtaatagtagtagatgcaggcagaagtcggtgtacttgacacggacgtgatgcctatattcatgatcattgccgtagatatcgtcataactttgcgcttttctatcaattgctcggcagtaatttgttcacccatcgtaatattttctatcttgagagaagcctctagtgaaacctatggccccgggtctattttccatcatataagttttcgatctactattttgcaatcttttgctttccgatctataaaccaaaaatactaaaaatatttactttaccgtttatctatctccatcagatctcacttttgcgagtaaccgtgtagggattgacaacccctttatcgcgttgggtgcaagttgttgattgtttgtgcaggtattcagtgacttgtgtgttgtctcctactggattgataccttggttctcaaactgagggaaatacttatctctactttgttgcatcaccctttcctcttcaagggaaaaaccaatgcaatctcaagaagtagcactTGCATACGGAGTGGCCGGTGATCTcgttgacgagtacgtccgtatgagcgagtctacgtgcctagactccatgtacaagttctgcaaggctgtgattgctgtgtttggccctgagtacttgagagagccaactCATCAAGATACAACCCACTTGTTGGCAATGAATGCCAgtaggggcttcccagggatgcttggcagcacaGACTGCAcacactgggagtggaagaactgcccttctgcttggcaaaggcaatataagggccatgtcagggcttgcactgtcatacttgaggccgtggcatcacaagatctctggatctgacactctttcttcggcatggccggatcacacaatgatatcaacgtgcttcaacgctcgccggtgtttgcaaggcttgccaAAGGCAACAACCCACCAGTGAATGTTATCATCAaaggccacaactacgacaaagtatactacctaggtgacggtatctatcctcagtggaccactattttGAAGACAATTCCTAACCCCGtcagagagaagaggaaaagattcgccctagagcaagagagtgctaggaaggacgtcgagcatgcctttggtgttttgcaatctcgatggggcatcgttgaGTATCCTGCTAGGACTTGGAGCACGAAGAAGCTGTGGGAGGTGATgattgcttgtgtgatcatgcacaatatgatcgtagaagatgagCGTCCGAAACGTatctacgatcaagggtttcagtttcagagtgagaatgttgtgcctgagcatggaggagcggcaacgtttgGACAGTTCATCCAATTCATCATGAAATGCGTCATTGGGAAACTCCCATgcagctgcaaaatgatttggtcaagtatatgtgggctcatgttggcaaccaatagatgtatcattTTTATTTGGCCTGTAAAACTAGTGAGAACAATTTAATTTATATTTGGGTTTATAAAACTATGCTTTATATTTGGTTGTGAAAACTATGCTTCCTTGTGAAACTATATATTTGCTTGTGAAATATGCAAAGTGTTCATTAAAAAAGGAGGCTAGCTGGCCACGCCGGCAAATATGGGTCGGTGCGTTggacgcactgccgacccaaatcaaAAAAAAGGTGGTCACCGAGTTGGCGGccgacacaaacaaataaaaaacgGACAAATgcgtcgtccgtttgggtcggcgcgttgaagTTGCGGTAAGAAATTGCTAAAAATTGTCCTAACAATATATCAAGCTTGCACTTGGTAAAATCATCTCAAAACACATGTGGTTTTCTTTTCTGCATAGTTTGCAGTCTTGCAGGTGCTCCGATAGTTAAAGCTACGCGATAGCACTGCAAAAAGAAGTGAAAGGAAGGGTCGAAGGAGGAGTCTTGTGATAGTAGGTGGAGGCATGAGAGGATCTCCCGGCCTCATTCACCGCGTCCTCTCACGCCGAGGCATGCAGGTGCAGCACACGCCGGGCCGGGGCCTGGTGTGGCGTGCCCATGCCGTGGTGGCCCACATGTAAGCATCTGAGCCTCAGAGGTGGGGCCGATGACAAGGTCCACTGCTGGCACGTCATCACGTCATGTCAGGTTCTCGATCCCCTCGTGCTATGCTAGAGCCAGTGACCGACCAGTCGGCCACCCATGGCCATTGGACAAGGCATCAAGATTAGGGAGCTGTAGTTCAGGGTTTATCCCATTTCATTATGCCTGAACTGACACGACGTGATGAAAAGGAACCGGATGAAGAAAGATGAAAAGGAGGAGGGAAGCCGCCGGATAATGTGTAGTACTACTCGAAATAAAAAATAATTACGTACGAAGCAGATAAGCACAATGCGAAGCCGAACTAGATACGTCACGCCCCGGTTTCTCTGACCGTTGCGAGCCGGCTTTGAGGGCCGCTGCAGGTGTGAGTACTGCTTATCCGACGACGTGCTAACAAACGAAACTGCTCTGTAGACGACACTGCATACACGACATCCAGCCGACACTGTATCCAACGGTGGACCTGTCCTGCTGCTGGGCACTGCACGGTGTGATCTTGTGCATCGTCTTCAAATCGTCTGGATATCGAGTTAGTCGGACTAGCACTATTTTCTTCTCATGCTAATAATGACTCAAAGCTGGTATTTGATCGAGGAGATGATAATGTTATAATAAAACCTGAGAAGAGCTCCGTCGTAAAGTGATAGTGACCCTACTAACAACCAGTTGTTATCtttttttttgactataaacagtagggtaaaaccccactgcaataTTTATAAATTTAAAGAGAGCAAAGAATACAAGTAGTCTGCAAGGCTTGAGGTAAGCcctaaaagaaaaagaagaaggaaactaaagagaaaagaagaaagaaagagagaacaGAACTAGAAGAAAAACCCTAGAACAGTTGTTATCCTCAGCCAGCCACCTCGTTTATACTCTGTGAATAGTCACTTCTCCATTAAGAGAAAAATGCTGCTTAGAGTGAGAACACATGAAGAAGCCATTCGGTCTCCGGCAGGCAAACAGTTTGTTAGTAGGAGTAGCTTTCTATGGACTACTGTTTGATGTCGTTTGCATGCCGCTTTTGCCCGCAGGTTCGGTGGCGAAAATGGAATAGTAACATACACTTAATTTTTATTTCCAGTTCTTTTTATGGAggttttttttaacatcagtacacaCAAGCCCTCATATATACGTGTATACATTCAtccttatgaacgcacacacgcacaccctatctaTATATACATCTCCGAAAGACTGaatgagccggcatatcatctctTCCGAGAGACTGAATGAGCCGGcgatcatcttgagattttacgaagtcaccgtagacaCCTCGTAGTCgatggaaacgtctcctcccactaaacgcgTGTCTTCGGAAATCCTGAAAAATAAAGCGAGCATCAGAagttgaaccctgatgggctgggataCAACTCTTCACCTAACCATTCAACTACAGGTTGGTTCGCAGTTCCTCCTATGAAAATTAGTGTGTTCAATCAGCTAGTATTCGTACCACTATGGTGCATGCTCTCGGACGGTTTTTCAGAGGGAGATGTCGAGTTAAAGCGAGGGGCAACTCTATGGATAGGATAATACAAAGAATTTCGCCATCAAGCGTACTGCACCTGAAATTTTGACAAATTCATAAGAGTATTTTTTACAGTTTTTTTATGTTCAAAACTAGGTTAAAGCAGTGGTGCTCGGTGCTTCACCATTTGGCCATTTTGCAGTGTGCTGACTGCCGAGACGAGAGACGAGGCGAAGCCAGCCAAAACTGCCCTCCCCTCATGGCCGACGCCTTTTCTTCCCTTCACCACATTTAACGCCACCACCTCCCTCGAAACGGCAACTGCGTGACCTcctgctctcctctcctctcctctgctcctccaccaccaccacctccctctCCCCCAGAGCTCACCAGACGCCACTAGCTCCGCCGGCAGAAGCGAGGCGCGGAGGCGCGCGCGCGATGGGCAACTGCCaggcggccgaggcggcggaggtcATCGTCCAGCACCCCGGCGGCAAGGTGGAGCGCCTCTACTGGCCCACCCCCGCCGCCGAGGTCATGAAGACCAACCCCGGCCACTACGTCGCGCTCGtcatcctccgcctctcccccGACGACAAGGCGGCCGCGGGGgacgaggccgcggcggcggccgccgtCGCAGGCGCCGGCGCCGCAGCGAAGATCACCCGGGTCAAGCTCCTCAAGCCCAAGGACGTGCTCCACCTCGGCCAGGTCTACCGCCTCATCACCGCGCAAGGTTCGTGCACAGTCCTCCACTCCTCCCTGCGCCCGTCGACATCGGAGAGAGAGCCGCCGCGCTCTCCTTCCTCGTTGTCCATGGAAGCAGCTAGTTCCTGTGCCAGGATTCCGTCGTCCGTTGCAGCAATCTAGTTCTAATCGATGCTTGATGGTGTTGCGGTGCTCAGAGGTGACCAAGGCGCTGCGGGCGAGGAAGAACGACAAGATGCGGCGGTGCGAGGCCATCAAGCAGCAGCACGACCAGCTCCGGCGCGGCGACGGGGCGGAGCAGGGCGCCTCTGACAAGGTCAGTGCCTCCCCATTCTCCTGGTGATAATCTCCTCTTCCTATCTGAAACTGCACGAAGCCGTATACTGATTCCTATACGCGCTCCTGCCTCCTCAGGACGCGAACGCGAACGCGAAGCAGCGGGGGGAGAAGGACCGGCAccggggctccggcggcgcgcaGCCGGCCGGTGGCGGCAGGGGCCGGCACTGGCGGCCGTCCCTGCAGAGCATCTCCGAAGCCGCGGCGGGCCagagcagcagcaccagcagcagcatcTCTGAATCCACTGCGAGCTAATCGCCGGATTAACAATCCGCTTTTCTTctcctttcttttgtttttcttagtAGTATAAAAGTGCTTGGAGGTGGGACCTACCAGAAGAAAAAACCTGTAAAAATCAGAGtaccagagcagcagcagcagcagcaataggaACGAAGCTTGTTTCATCTCTCGTGTACTGTAGTAATTATTGCCGTGGTGAAACTGTGAGTGCTTTCGATGGAGTGGCCATAAAAGTGCAACTTGGCAATCTCAAAGCCCCGTTTGGAACGCCTGAATTTCCCCCGAATTCATGCAACCTCGCAATCTCGATGCTGCCTTTGGTCCACGGCATTGCAAGTGTTTTTTTGAGAGTACGGCCTACTATATTTTAATAGAAGACAGAAATCAATCAAGTAAGAACTCTACACCCATCGTGACAATTACAACCACGACGCGGCATTGCAAGTTTTACATGAGCAGAAAGGAAGCGTACAGATAAAATGCTGTTTGCTTTACCATGCACGGCACGTCGCTTGCAAAAATCACCAGATTCCCATGTGTTTCGGCAATCTGCTGCTGGAATCAAACCGTACCACTAGTAGTCACTGATAGCGACAATGCTACATTGATCAACTGCAAGATCGAGGCTCCAGATGAACTCAAGCCCATTTTGAATTTTCAGGAAGGTTGCGCAGTGTCAGGTGCCGGGGCCGGGCACATGCGTTTCCATATGCTAACTCGGCAGCCGAGGACAACAGCGGCACCACTGCTGGTGATTCTGCACTGTTTAGTTTATCTGCTACATATGCTAACCATAACTAAGCTCGGCCAGTGACAGTCGTCCAGTCCACTTGGATAGAGCCCAGGGTCAGGGCGATGCCGTTGCCACTTGCCATGCCGGACAGGCGCCGCCCAACGATGCCCGCCAGTCGAGCTCCAGCGGGGCTCCCGTCGGGCAGAGGCCACCGCCGCACGTGTGGCTCCGCGCATCGGCGCTGCTCCGGCCGCCCACCGCTCGGGATCCGGTCTCGCCCGCTGTCCCGCACGCCGCACAAGGGTCAGTCAGGTCAGAGCCAGTCTCTGCATTTGGAACAACTGAAACTGAAGGTGAGCTGAACTAATAAAGTACTACTGCCGATTGTACTGAGATCCGGATCCACAGGCCACGGCCAGTGCAGCAGGCCAGTGATCACGCTTAGTTTTAACCCGGGAGGCCAATCCCAACCTCTGAAAATAGTATTCCAGACATG
This window of the Triticum aestivum cultivar Chinese Spring chromosome 5D, IWGSC CS RefSeq v2.1, whole genome shotgun sequence genome carries:
- the LOC123124759 gene encoding uncharacterized protein — its product is MGNCQAAEAAEVIVQHPGGKVERLYWPTPAAEVMKTNPGHYVALVILRLSPDDKAAAGDEAAAAAAVAGAGAAAKITRVKLLKPKDVLHLGQVYRLITAQEVTKALRARKNDKMRRCEAIKQQHDQLRRGDGAEQGASDKDANANAKQRGEKDRHRGSGGAQPAGGGRGRHWRPSLQSISEAAAGQSSSTSSSISESTAS